From the Leptotrichia sp. oral taxon 221 genome, one window contains:
- a CDS encoding Txe/YoeB family addiction module toxin — MKKVWSDEAWEEYLYWQTQDKKIIKRINNLIKNIDRNGYNCIGKPEQLSGNLAGYWSVRIDKANRIVFKIVNDTLEIWQCGSHYRDK, encoded by the coding sequence GTGAAAAAAGTGTGGTCTGATGAAGCATGGGAAGAATATCTTTATTGGCAAACTCAAGATAAAAAAATTATCAAAAGAATCAATAATCTAATTAAAAATATTGATAGAAATGGGTATAACTGTATTGGTAAACCCGAACAATTATCTGGAAATCTTGCAGGTTATTGGAGTGTTCGAATAGATAAAGCTAATCGTATTGTTTTTAAAATTGTAAATGATACTTTGGAAATATGGCAATGTGGTTCCCATTATAGAGACAAATAA
- a CDS encoding type II toxin-antitoxin system RelB/DinJ family antitoxin — MAQINLRIDDVIKKKAEQACSDMGLSLSAAITIYLKKLGSERRIPFEVTADPFYSNQNMERLNQSIENVKKGKTTLKEHELIEVK, encoded by the coding sequence ATGGCACAAATTAATTTACGAATTGATGATGTTATCAAAAAAAAGGCTGAACAAGCCTGTTCTGATATGGGACTTTCTCTGTCTGCAGCAATAACAATCTATTTAAAAAAATTAGGTTCTGAGAGACGAATACCTTTTGAAGTGACAGCAGACCCATTTTATAGTAATCAAAATATGGAACGTCTAAATCAATCTATTGAAAATGTTAAAAAGGGAAAAACAACACTGAAAGAACATGAACTAATTGAGGTGAAATAG
- a CDS encoding autotransporter-associated N-terminal domain-containing protein — translation MTNNLRVLKKELKSFAKKVKDFKYTDSALITFLLTGTVELGVTLNAHAAQDEIETQKKVINTSISDMHQQFKRVKSENDKLMKDYNLELIQLMEQGDHVVKSPWSSWQYGINGIYNDWQGKYKGRGDKTPDVKYERDKTLSKYKYNTNPNKAYGYGNTTELGLKQEPNAVIPVSASLQPLIPRIKTANVSMAVDISDLPSFTPRTVTPPSAPVVSTSVTFTPPTFGLVGESFGNGNDDYFEKTVPGDGLIEGVSLLGGNFATELTSLGNTNFAGFLGNKWRHAENWTYGYKDYDPYNVSDAVSNTNYSGVSSLAANGGRLSTPISRMLATASGKTGFLKMASYNRKSSTMINNADIMYTRKGASLTGYSTTKNYEGVVKELVHLDTHGAQPITGANSEDTRVSNIINKLPSDKQAKVTSAWSDFKNIASAKGMERSQTFINRGTTVVEGSNVTFSNSYDHTDGFTIGNGKTMAAVINAGNIIVHPLNEGGNKLGSDSSVFLVSAEVYAKNGQTGGVNGIPQLLYNSGEIKMYNKKSAVFFINPDPYERTGNTTARRDISIINRDGQIKEYGENSVGVYIKTPNYVKQLNLDFSDTQTSAGNFSPMTLYGDNSIGLYIEKVINDTSDKNFAGTPDFSDRNTFDASEVGKNTSIKRASNANGDSVVYGNFAVNIGDSSDTGNQQYTSKNTISISNPGTIDEHSTEGTPDTFDLNGSSTNPKIEKSFGIFSNYNIDFSKDSVSTTTGINKFGHQINIFGNTDQNIGVLTGNEAIYKLGKGSINLSGKNSTGNIGVLVGGSRDSSSGNPTHQTDGKVIGDVVTITGASDNSDRGNRAIVAVGKNSTNTVSNSVEVNEVKSIGATNSIAIVADDHSTVKVNSSATNSSSTTTGVNISGSRYEATPSRPDDNVGAAYANNGATITIDRTVIPTAANISIEGGMNGTKHMGFGLFANNNGNISAKYNSINVTNASTAIAALNGGKVDLDHSQVEYSGEGYALYAGTDSSTSIATPPVAGEIKLTNGKLVLGGKAVGYVKDQGLATPSVVLTGTNIDVKSDDVIIADLRNSATGIVTVDVDSSGTPLKTQLLGAGVGTITPVAGSGATGKHKYAVVDNAEINIKSVVDKADSTTDSDSEVFSKRFLYQNSRVNVESGASVKAELNTAQSQATGTSLPVGLAVTGSANSTNNSTTKIGNKGDIVVDRTDSGQGGIGLYVDYGQINNYNGGTINVEKGTVNGPNDKAIGIYGTNNTNIVNDGAVNVGGNKSIGILGLSYRIDHATGLAVDPTTEPYYASATNKADFGKINIENSVTGAITMDNDGAVGMFVKNNSKDSSVTATYNRAKSDLVAVNRGTITMNGNNSAVGMGADNGTVTNDTTGKIYVNGTKSVGMYGTKDSDLTNNGEINVVATSAGNESIGMYIDDQDSTITNTGKINVGQSSYGIYGKKVNMNGGEINVADDGVGVYSTGPTVNLNSGKVTVANNNAVGVYIADDSKNPQPTTVTSAVDMKVGDTDSFGYLITATNAKTDLTINPTPNDVHVGEKSVYVYSAAPQSLGGKIINHSNIVMDKNNGYGIYSSQDSENYGDINLTSGVGNIGVYSTQGMGRNHGTITVGPSNVTNKEYGIGMATGYYDEATKAELNIGTIENVGTINVSDDNSVGMYAVGTGSKAINRGTINLSGNNTTGMYIDRHAVGENYGTIQTTPTANGKGIKGVVVTNGGVIKNYGTINIQGAKNIGVYAFRGDETSSKYVPYEENGTGNISTRPYVEGTATDRKTVGKASVKVPPASLPSAVSISIDGVDVAPTKVDTNIASPQAPEVLITDLSGVTKLNLAVEQMDHDHTDSNAEISSIGMYVDTSGINYTQPIQGLSNLSGLTDVDLIMGTEVTKYLNAKAIQIGDNILKPYNDALSSVVSTGVDLNVNSASLTWLAQPVESGNVAAPIKTVYMVKIPYTDFASKNDVDTEHFLDGLEQRYGVEGIHSREKQIFNKLNSLGKGESHIFAQAVNEMKGYEYSNTQQRIYETGNALDKEFKYLHDEWRNPSKQNNKIKVFGQKDEYNTDTAGVIDYDSNAYGVAYVHEDETVKLGNSSGWYAGAVTNRFKFKDLGKSTEQDTMIKAGIFKTMSPYNDHNGSLRWTVAGDVFGGINNMRRKFWVVDDTFESKGDYYTYGAAFKTDLGYDIRLSERTHLRPYGALKMEYGRFTDVNEDRGEMNLEVKGNDYFSVKPEIGAEFKYVQPLAVRTQLSVGLSAAYENELGKLNRLNQARVRYTTADWYNLRNEKENRKGNGKFDLNIGIDNTRFGVTVNAGYDTKGENIRGGIGFRAIY, via the coding sequence ATGACAAATAATTTAAGGGTTTTAAAGAAAGAATTGAAATCTTTTGCAAAAAAAGTAAAAGATTTTAAATATACAGATTCTGCACTTATTACTTTTTTATTGACTGGGACAGTAGAGCTAGGTGTTACATTGAATGCTCATGCAGCTCAAGATGAAATCGAAACGCAGAAAAAAGTAATTAATACATCGATATCAGATATGCATCAGCAATTTAAAAGGGTGAAATCTGAAAATGATAAATTAATGAAAGATTATAACTTAGAGTTAATACAATTAATGGAGCAAGGAGACCACGTAGTAAAATCACCTTGGAGCTCTTGGCAATATGGAATAAATGGAATTTACAACGATTGGCAAGGAAAATACAAAGGTCGTGGAGACAAAACTCCTGATGTGAAATACGAAAGAGACAAAACATTATCAAAATACAAATACAACACAAATCCAAACAAAGCATACGGTTACGGAAATACAACAGAACTTGGATTGAAACAGGAACCAAACGCAGTAATTCCAGTATCAGCATCACTTCAACCATTGATTCCAAGAATAAAAACAGCAAATGTTTCAATGGCAGTTGATATTAGTGACTTACCTTCGTTTACACCAAGAACAGTTACACCACCATCAGCACCAGTTGTTAGTACATCAGTAACTTTTACACCACCGACTTTTGGTTTGGTTGGGGAATCTTTCGGAAATGGAAATGATGATTATTTTGAAAAAACAGTTCCTGGTGATGGGTTAATTGAAGGTGTTTCATTATTAGGTGGAAATTTTGCGACAGAACTTACTTCTCTTGGTAATACTAATTTTGCTGGATTTTTAGGGAATAAATGGCGACATGCTGAAAACTGGACTTATGGATATAAAGATTATGATCCATATAATGTATCTGATGCAGTATCTAATACAAATTATTCAGGAGTTAGTTCTCTTGCAGCAAATGGAGGAAGATTATCTACTCCTATTTCGAGAATGCTTGCGACAGCTTCAGGGAAAACAGGATTTTTAAAAATGGCTTCATACAATAGAAAAAGTTCTACAATGATTAATAATGCAGATATTATGTATACAAGAAAAGGAGCTTCTCTTACAGGATATAGCACTACTAAGAACTATGAAGGAGTAGTAAAAGAATTAGTTCATTTAGATACACATGGTGCTCAACCAATAACAGGTGCAAATAGTGAAGATACAAGAGTATCAAATATTATAAATAAATTACCAAGTGATAAACAAGCAAAAGTTACAAGTGCATGGTCGGATTTTAAAAATATTGCTTCTGCAAAAGGGATGGAACGTTCACAAACTTTTATAAATAGAGGAACTACTGTTGTCGAAGGTTCAAATGTAACTTTTTCAAACAGTTATGATCATACAGATGGTTTTACTATTGGAAATGGAAAAACAATGGCAGCAGTTATAAATGCAGGAAATATAATTGTACATCCGCTAAATGAAGGTGGAAATAAATTAGGTTCTGATTCATCAGTATTTTTAGTATCTGCAGAAGTATATGCAAAAAATGGACAGACTGGTGGAGTTAACGGAATTCCACAGCTTTTGTATAACTCTGGAGAAATAAAAATGTATAATAAAAAATCTGCAGTATTTTTTATAAATCCTGATCCATATGAAAGAACAGGGAATACTACAGCAAGAAGAGATATTAGTATAATTAATAGAGATGGACAGATAAAAGAATATGGTGAAAATTCTGTTGGGGTTTATATTAAAACACCGAATTATGTTAAACAATTGAATTTAGATTTTTCTGATACACAAACAAGTGCAGGAAATTTTTCTCCAATGACTTTATATGGAGATAATAGTATTGGGTTATATATTGAAAAAGTAATTAACGATACATCTGATAAAAATTTTGCAGGGACACCAGATTTTAGTGACAGAAATACATTTGATGCAAGCGAAGTTGGTAAAAATACTTCAATCAAAAGAGCGAGCAATGCTAACGGAGATTCAGTAGTTTACGGAAACTTTGCAGTTAATATAGGAGATTCAAGTGATACTGGAAATCAACAATATACTTCAAAAAATACAATTTCAATAAGTAATCCAGGTACTATCGATGAACATTCAACAGAAGGAACACCAGATACATTTGATTTAAATGGAAGTAGCACTAACCCTAAAATTGAAAAAAGTTTTGGTATATTCTCAAACTACAATATAGACTTCAGTAAAGACTCTGTTAGTACAACAACAGGAATAAATAAATTCGGACACCAAATTAATATTTTTGGAAATACAGACCAAAATATCGGAGTTCTTACTGGAAATGAGGCTATATATAAACTTGGTAAAGGAAGTATCAATTTATCAGGTAAAAATAGTACGGGTAATATAGGAGTTTTAGTTGGTGGAAGTAGAGATTCATCATCAGGAAATCCTACTCACCAGACAGATGGTAAAGTAATTGGAGACGTTGTAACAATAACTGGAGCTTCTGATAATTCAGATAGAGGAAATAGAGCAATTGTAGCAGTTGGAAAAAATAGTACAAATACTGTTTCAAATTCGGTTGAAGTAAATGAAGTTAAGTCAATAGGTGCTACAAACTCAATAGCAATTGTAGCAGATGATCATTCGACTGTAAAAGTTAATAGTTCAGCAACTAATTCATCTTCAACAACTACAGGAGTAAATATTTCTGGATCAAGATACGAAGCTACTCCTAGTCGTCCAGATGATAATGTTGGGGCTGCATATGCGAATAATGGAGCGACTATAACAATAGACAGAACAGTAATACCAACAGCAGCTAATATTTCAATAGAAGGTGGAATGAATGGTACTAAACATATGGGATTTGGATTGTTTGCAAATAATAATGGGAATATTAGTGCAAAATATAATTCAATAAATGTAACGAATGCTTCTACAGCAATAGCTGCGTTAAATGGAGGGAAAGTAGATTTAGATCACTCACAAGTTGAATATAGTGGAGAAGGATATGCATTATATGCAGGTACTGACTCAAGTACATCTATTGCAACGCCACCTGTTGCGGGAGAAATTAAATTAACAAATGGTAAGTTAGTACTGGGAGGAAAAGCTGTTGGATATGTAAAAGACCAAGGATTAGCAACACCTTCTGTAGTTCTTACAGGAACTAACATAGATGTAAAATCAGATGATGTAATAATTGCTGATTTACGGAATTCTGCTACAGGTATAGTAACAGTTGATGTTGATAGTTCAGGAACGCCTTTGAAAACGCAATTGTTAGGTGCAGGAGTAGGAACAATTACACCAGTAGCGGGATCAGGAGCAACTGGAAAACATAAATATGCAGTGGTAGACAATGCTGAAATTAATATTAAATCAGTTGTTGATAAAGCAGATAGTACAACAGATTCAGACAGTGAAGTATTCTCGAAAAGATTCTTGTACCAAAATTCAAGAGTAAACGTTGAATCAGGTGCTTCGGTGAAAGCAGAATTGAACACAGCACAGTCACAAGCGACTGGAACTAGCCTTCCTGTAGGTCTTGCAGTAACTGGAAGTGCAAACTCTACTAATAATTCGACAACAAAAATTGGAAATAAAGGTGATATTGTTGTTGATAGAACAGATAGTGGACAAGGTGGAATTGGACTTTATGTAGATTATGGTCAAATTAATAACTATAATGGTGGAACAATAAATGTTGAAAAAGGTACAGTAAACGGACCTAATGACAAAGCAATTGGAATATATGGAACAAATAATACGAATATTGTAAATGATGGAGCAGTAAATGTTGGTGGTAATAAATCAATAGGAATTTTGGGACTTTCATATAGAATAGATCATGCTACAGGTTTAGCTGTAGATCCAACTACTGAACCTTATTATGCAAGTGCTACAAATAAAGCTGATTTTGGTAAAATTAATATTGAAAATTCAGTGACAGGTGCAATTACAATGGATAATGACGGTGCAGTTGGAATGTTTGTAAAAAATAATAGTAAGGACTCTAGTGTAACAGCTACATACAATAGAGCTAAATCTGATCTTGTTGCTGTAAATAGAGGTACTATTACAATGAATGGAAACAATAGTGCAGTAGGAATGGGAGCAGATAACGGTACAGTTACAAATGATACAACTGGTAAAATTTATGTAAATGGAACAAAATCAGTTGGTATGTATGGAACAAAAGATTCTGATTTAACAAATAATGGAGAAATCAATGTTGTAGCAACTTCTGCTGGAAATGAATCAATTGGAATGTACATTGACGATCAAGATTCAACTATTACGAATACAGGAAAAATCAATGTTGGACAATCTTCTTACGGTATTTATGGTAAAAAAGTAAACATGAATGGTGGAGAAATTAACGTTGCAGACGATGGAGTTGGAGTTTATTCAACAGGGCCTACTGTAAATCTTAATTCAGGAAAAGTTACAGTTGCAAATAACAATGCAGTTGGAGTTTACATTGCAGACGATAGTAAAAATCCACAACCAACAACAGTAACATCAGCTGTTGATATGAAAGTAGGAGATACAGATTCGTTTGGATATTTGATAACAGCTACAAATGCTAAGACAGACTTGACAATAAATCCAACACCAAATGATGTACATGTTGGAGAAAAATCAGTTTACGTTTATTCAGCAGCACCACAAAGTTTAGGTGGAAAAATTATCAATCATTCAAATATTGTAATGGATAAGAATAATGGATACGGTATTTATTCTTCGCAAGATTCAGAAAACTATGGAGATATTAACTTAACTTCAGGAGTTGGAAATATAGGAGTTTACTCAACACAAGGAATGGGTAGAAACCATGGAACAATTACAGTTGGTCCAAGTAATGTAACTAACAAAGAATACGGAATTGGTATGGCAACTGGATATTATGACGAAGCTACAAAAGCTGAATTAAATATTGGAACAATTGAAAATGTTGGAACTATCAATGTTTCAGACGATAACAGTGTGGGAATGTATGCTGTTGGAACTGGCTCAAAAGCGATTAACAGAGGAACTATTAACTTGAGTGGTAATAATACAACTGGAATGTATATTGATAGACATGCGGTTGGAGAAAATTACGGAACTATTCAAACAACGCCGACTGCGAATGGAAAAGGAATCAAAGGGGTAGTTGTAACAAATGGTGGAGTAATTAAAAACTATGGAACAATTAATATTCAAGGTGCTAAAAATATTGGAGTGTATGCGTTTAGAGGAGATGAAACAAGTTCAAAATATGTACCTTATGAAGAAAATGGAACTGGAAATATTTCAACAAGACCATACGTAGAAGGAACTGCTACAGATAGAAAAACAGTTGGAAAAGCATCAGTAAAAGTTCCGCCTGCATCATTGCCAAGTGCAGTTTCAATTTCAATAGACGGTGTGGATGTAGCACCTACAAAAGTTGATACAAATATTGCTTCACCACAAGCACCAGAAGTATTGATTACAGATTTATCAGGAGTAACAAAATTAAATCTAGCAGTAGAACAAATGGATCACGATCACACTGATTCAAATGCAGAAATTTCAAGCATTGGAATGTATGTAGATACTTCAGGAATAAATTATACACAACCAATCCAAGGATTAAGCAATTTATCAGGATTGACAGATGTAGATTTAATCATGGGTACAGAAGTTACTAAATACTTAAATGCAAAAGCAATCCAAATTGGAGATAATATTTTAAAACCATATAATGACGCATTGTCAAGTGTAGTATCGACAGGAGTTGACTTGAATGTAAATTCAGCAAGTTTAACTTGGTTAGCACAACCAGTAGAATCAGGAAATGTAGCAGCACCAATAAAAACAGTATACATGGTTAAAATTCCGTATACAGACTTTGCAAGTAAAAATGATGTTGACACAGAACATTTCTTGGATGGATTGGAACAAAGATACGGAGTTGAAGGAATTCACTCAAGAGAAAAACAAATTTTCAATAAGTTGAACAGTTTAGGAAAAGGAGAATCACATATTTTCGCTCAAGCTGTAAACGAAATGAAAGGTTACGAATATTCAAACACTCAACAAAGAATATATGAAACAGGAAACGCTTTGGATAAAGAGTTTAAATATCTACACGATGAATGGAGAAATCCTTCTAAACAAAATAACAAGATAAAAGTATTCGGTCAAAAAGACGAGTATAACACTGATACAGCAGGAGTAATTGATTACGATAGCAATGCTTACGGAGTAGCTTACGTACATGAAGATGAAACTGTTAAATTGGGAAATAGTTCAGGTTGGTACGCAGGAGCTGTTACAAATAGATTCAAATTTAAAGATTTAGGAAAATCTACAGAACAAGATACTATGATAAAAGCAGGAATCTTCAAAACAATGTCACCTTACAACGATCATAACGGTTCATTAAGATGGACAGTTGCAGGAGATGTGTTTGGAGGAATCAACAATATGCGTCGTAAATTCTGGGTAGTAGACGATACATTTGAATCAAAAGGTGATTATTACACTTATGGAGCAGCGTTCAAAACTGACTTAGGTTACGATATTAGATTAAGCGAAAGAACACATTTGAGACCTTATGGAGCCTTAAAAATGGAATATGGAAGATTTACAGATGTAAATGAAGACAGAGGAGAAATGAACTTGGAAGTAAAAGGAAACGACTACTTCTCAGTAAAACCAGAAATTGGAGCAGAATTCAAATATGTTCAACCATTGGCAGTAAGAACTCAATTATCAGTAGGACTTTCAGCAGCATATGAAAACGAACTTGGAAAATTAAACAGATTAAATCAAGCAAGAGTAAGATATACAACGGCTGATTGGTACAACTTAAGAAACGAAAAAGAAAACAGAAAAGGAAACGGTAAATTCGATCTTAACATCGGAATTGATAACACAAGATTTGGAGTAACAGTAAATGCTGGATACGACACTAAAGGTGAAAACATTAGAGGTGGAATCGGATTTAGAGCGATTTACTAA
- the ulaG gene encoding L-ascorbate 6-phosphate lactonase, giving the protein MSKVSEITRESWILSTFPEWGTWLNEEIENEVVPEGNFAMWWLGCVGVWIKTPGGANICMDLWCGRGKNTKKVKDMVRGHQMANMAGVRKLQPNLRAQPMVLDPFAINELDYVLVSHYHSDHIDPNVAAAVVNNPKLNHVKFVGPWHCARLWKEWGVPEDRIITVKPGDTIELKDVKIHALDSFDRTCLVTLPVEGAEEQGGELHGLCPSDEEMGRKAVNYVFETPGGTIYHGADSHYSINFAKHGKQFDIDVALNNYGENPVGIADKMTSVDLLRMAECLRTNVIIPVHHDIWTNFMASTDEILALWRMRKDRLQYKFHPFIWEVGGKYVYPQDKNLIEYHHPRGFDDCFEHEPNVQFKSIL; this is encoded by the coding sequence ATGAGTAAAGTGAGTGAAATTACTAGAGAAAGTTGGATTTTATCAACATTCCCAGAATGGGGGACTTGGTTAAATGAAGAAATTGAAAATGAAGTTGTACCTGAAGGAAACTTTGCGATGTGGTGGTTAGGATGCGTTGGTGTTTGGATTAAAACTCCTGGTGGAGCAAACATTTGTATGGACTTGTGGTGTGGAAGAGGGAAAAACACTAAAAAAGTTAAAGATATGGTAAGAGGACACCAAATGGCTAATATGGCTGGAGTTAGAAAATTACAACCAAATTTGAGAGCACAACCTATGGTATTAGATCCATTTGCAATCAATGAGTTAGATTATGTGTTAGTATCACATTATCACAGTGACCACATTGATCCAAATGTAGCAGCAGCAGTAGTTAATAATCCTAAATTAAATCATGTTAAATTTGTAGGACCTTGGCATTGTGCTAGACTTTGGAAAGAATGGGGAGTACCTGAAGATAGAATTATCACTGTTAAACCAGGAGATACAATCGAATTGAAAGACGTTAAAATTCACGCATTAGATTCATTTGATAGAACTTGTTTAGTAACATTGCCTGTAGAAGGTGCTGAAGAACAAGGTGGAGAATTACACGGATTATGTCCTTCAGATGAAGAAATGGGAAGAAAAGCAGTAAACTATGTATTTGAAACTCCAGGAGGAACAATTTATCACGGAGCAGATTCTCATTATTCAATTAACTTTGCAAAACATGGAAAACAATTTGATATCGATGTTGCATTAAACAACTATGGAGAAAATCCAGTAGGAATAGCTGATAAAATGACTTCTGTCGATTTACTAAGAATGGCTGAATGCTTAAGAACAAATGTTATTATTCCAGTTCACCACGATATTTGGACAAACTTCATGGCAAGTACAGATGAAATCTTAGCATTGTGGAGAATGAGAAAAGACAGATTACAATATAAATTCCATCCATTCATTTGGGAAGTTGGTGGAAAATATGTTTATCCGCAAGATAAAAACTTAATTGAATATCATCACCCAAGAGGATTCGATGATTGTTTCGAACATGAACCAAATGTTCAATTCAAATCAATATTATAA
- a CDS encoding PTS ascorbate transporter subunit IIC yields MNILYTIGTFFANNILTKPQFFVGLLVFVGYLFLGKKIYEAVGGFIKGTVGYMILNVGAAGLVVTFRPILAALKTKFNLDAAVIDPYFGLQAVTEGLKKHNLVDNTMMVLLIGFIVNIILVLLRKYTKLRTLFITGHIMQQQASTALWIAVISYVLTNKANPGLAVLLAGVFAGVYWSVATNLTVEPTQRLTGNAGFAIGHQQMFAIWFVDKVAPKIGNPKKKLDDIKLPKWLSILHDDIISTGLIMIVFFGAIMLLLGPDFFTAKLGKCVVEAGKQICPIKNPNGVSPNPMVSAFDGKKEWFGTYVISTTLSFAVYLTILKTGVRMFVSELTTSFQGISNKILPGSFPAVDCAASYGFGSPSAVLFGFLAGLIAQFIAIFGLLVFKSPVFIITGFVPVFFDNATIAVYAEKRGGARAALILSALSGFLQVVLGAVAVSIFQMKGLGGWHGNIDQSTIWLVQGGFMKYLGYIGYAIVIITMLIIPQLQFRRAKDADTYFEGLVELEDEEY; encoded by the coding sequence ATGAATATACTTTATACTATAGGAACATTTTTTGCCAATAATATTTTGACAAAACCACAGTTCTTTGTTGGGTTATTGGTATTTGTAGGATATTTATTTTTAGGGAAAAAAATATATGAAGCTGTCGGTGGATTTATAAAAGGGACAGTTGGATACATGATATTAAACGTTGGTGCAGCAGGGTTAGTTGTTACATTTAGACCTATCTTGGCAGCATTAAAAACAAAATTCAATTTAGATGCAGCGGTAATCGATCCATATTTCGGATTACAAGCGGTAACAGAAGGATTGAAAAAACACAATTTAGTTGATAATACAATGATGGTATTATTGATTGGATTTATCGTAAACATTATTTTAGTTTTATTAAGAAAATATACAAAATTGAGAACATTATTTATAACAGGACACATTATGCAACAACAAGCATCAACAGCTTTATGGATTGCAGTAATAAGCTATGTATTAACAAATAAAGCTAATCCTGGATTAGCAGTTTTATTAGCAGGAGTTTTTGCGGGAGTTTACTGGTCAGTAGCAACAAACTTAACAGTTGAACCTACTCAAAGATTGACAGGAAATGCAGGATTTGCAATAGGTCACCAACAAATGTTTGCAATTTGGTTTGTAGATAAAGTAGCTCCAAAAATTGGGAATCCTAAGAAAAAATTAGACGATATTAAATTACCAAAATGGTTATCAATATTACATGACGATATTATTTCAACAGGATTGATTATGATTGTATTCTTCGGTGCGATTATGTTATTGTTAGGACCTGATTTCTTCACAGCAAAATTAGGAAAATGTGTAGTTGAAGCTGGAAAACAAATTTGTCCTATTAAAAATCCTAACGGAGTTTCTCCTAACCCTATGGTTAGTGCATTTGATGGTAAAAAAGAATGGTTTGGAACTTACGTAATTTCAACAACATTATCATTTGCAGTTTACTTAACAATATTGAAAACAGGGGTTAGAATGTTCGTATCTGAATTGACTACATCATTCCAAGGAATCTCAAACAAAATCTTGCCTGGTTCATTCCCAGCAGTTGACTGTGCGGCTTCTTATGGATTTGGATCTCCAAGTGCAGTATTATTTGGGTTCTTAGCAGGATTAATCGCTCAATTTATAGCAATCTTTGGATTATTGGTATTCAAATCACCAGTATTCATTATAACAGGATTCGTTCCAGTATTCTTCGATAATGCGACAATTGCAGTTTATGCTGAAAAACGTGGTGGAGCTAGAGCAGCATTGATTTTATCAGCATTGTCAGGATTCTTGCAAGTAGTGTTAGGTGCTGTAGCCGTTTCAATCTTCCAAATGAAAGGTTTAGGTGGATGGCACGGAAATATTGACCAAAGTACAATTTGGTTAGTACAAGGTGGATTCATGAAATATTTAGGATATATAGGTTATGCAATCGTAATTATTACAATGTTAATTATCCCACAATTACAATTTAGAAGAGCAAAAGATGCAGATACATATTTTGAAGGATTAGTTGAATTGGAAGATGAAGAATATTAA
- a CDS encoding PTS sugar transporter subunit IIB: MKVLAVCGSGMGTSMIMKLKVSQLLQKLGIQADVNSCSLGEAKSGLSNYDLVLASTHIVPELKAGPNTKIIGLQNLLDSKELEAKLREKGIVK; the protein is encoded by the coding sequence ATGAAAGTATTAGCAGTGTGTGGAAGTGGAATGGGAACAAGTATGATTATGAAATTAAAAGTTAGTCAATTGTTACAAAAATTAGGAATACAAGCAGATGTAAATTCATGTAGTTTAGGAGAAGCAAAATCAGGACTTTCTAATTATGATTTGGTATTAGCGTCAACTCATATTGTACCTGAATTAAAAGCAGGACCAAACACAAAAATAATTGGACTTCAAAATTTACTTGATAGCAAAGAATTAGAAGCTAAATTAAGAGAAAAAGGAATTGTAAAATAA
- a CDS encoding PTS sugar transporter subunit IIA, with product MTLKQALLENDSVSLRQSAKTWQEAIEICMKPLVKSGAVKREYVDAIIERTKELGPFYVLAPGLAMPHERPEKGVNRNAFSFITLEEPVVFDDGQEVDILIGLAAENADVHNGEAIPQIVMLFDDEDVFDKIRAAEKPEDIYKIINDAVNA from the coding sequence ATGACTTTGAAACAAGCATTACTTGAAAATGATTCAGTATCATTAAGACAAAGTGCAAAAACATGGCAAGAAGCTATTGAGATTTGTATGAAACCATTGGTTAAAAGTGGAGCAGTTAAAAGAGAATATGTAGATGCAATTATCGAAAGAACGAAAGAATTAGGACCTTTCTACGTATTGGCACCAGGACTTGCTATGCCACACGAAAGACCTGAAAAAGGTGTAAATAGAAATGCATTTAGCTTTATAACTTTAGAAGAACCAGTAGTTTTCGATGACGGACAAGAAGTGGACATTTTAATAGGATTAGCAGCAGAAAACGCAGATGTTCACAATGGAGAAGCAATTCCACAAATTGTTATGTTATTTGACGATGAAGATGTATTCGATAAAATAAGAGCAGCAGAAAAACCAGAAGATATTTATAAAATTATTAATGACGCTGTAAATGCTTAA